A single region of the Gemmatimonadaceae bacterium genome encodes:
- a CDS encoding cobalamin B12-binding domain-containing protein, which yields MRPIRVLVAKPGLDGHDRGAKVVAAALRDAGMEVIYTGLHQTPEMIASAAVQEDVDVIGLSILSGAHMTLIPRVRELVTAEGRDDILITGGGIIPREDMDALQAQGIGRLFGPGTPTSELIDYIKEWFASREGAAASQSSG from the coding sequence ATGAGACCCATTCGAGTGCTTGTTGCAAAGCCCGGCCTCGACGGCCATGACCGCGGCGCAAAAGTAGTCGCGGCGGCGCTGCGCGATGCAGGCATGGAGGTCATCTACACCGGCCTGCATCAGACGCCGGAGATGATTGCGTCCGCCGCCGTGCAGGAAGACGTGGACGTTATCGGTCTGTCCATCCTGAGCGGTGCGCACATGACGCTCATTCCGCGCGTCAGGGAGCTCGTGACCGCGGAGGGGCGCGACGACATCCTGATCACCGGTGGAGGGATCATTCCGCGCGAGGACATGGACGCTCTTCAGGCGCAGGGAATCGGCCGCCTTTTCGGTCCGGGGACTCCGACCTCGGAGCTGATCGACTACATAAAGGAGTGGTTCGCCTCGCGCGAAGGCGCCGCCGCGTCGCAATCATCGGGCTGA
- a CDS encoding acyl-CoA carboxylase subunit beta, producing the protein MTPRLRALSAEVRALEARLRKGGGDERIDKLHRQGKLTARERVSLLCDDNARFLEIGLLVAHDRYDGQAPAAGVVTGIGIVEGREVVIVANDPTVKAGSWWPETIKKILRAQEIAMRCRVPIIYLVDSAGVNLPFQEGVFPGQYGAARIFYYNSLMRRYLRIPQLAAVMGQCVAGGAYLPALSDVILMVKGTSFMGLGGPNLVKGATGETIDSETLGGAITHTEISGVAHYALDNDEECLAKLRDLVARLPGKGASAAEGDPYAVRFTPSGAAGKRSGRKSAKTPAKPSAAVDALYDLLPSDHRMSYDMRAVLASILDDGALDEFQAGLAREMICGDGSIDGIPIGVIANERGLVKGREGEKPRFGGIVYAESAEKVAYFIDRCDRQKIPLLFVQDVSGFMVGPEAEQQGIIRAGARFVEAMATARVPKLVLTVNHASGAGYYAMAGQGFDPDFIFTWPTGRMAVMEGESAVQAVHGPALEKAKKSGADPAPEVVAAVEAMRDDYEHQLDARYAAARGFVDAILYPEDTRETLAMALRTSLHNPGPHLGPFVLPPHLGEDQ; encoded by the coding sequence ATGACGCCCCGTCTGCGCGCCCTCAGCGCGGAGGTGCGCGCATTGGAGGCTCGTCTCCGGAAAGGCGGCGGCGACGAGCGGATCGACAAGCTGCACCGGCAGGGAAAGCTCACCGCTCGCGAGCGCGTGAGTCTGCTCTGCGACGACAACGCGCGATTCCTCGAGATCGGCCTGCTCGTCGCACACGATCGATACGATGGCCAGGCGCCCGCGGCTGGGGTCGTCACCGGTATCGGAATCGTCGAGGGACGTGAGGTCGTAATCGTCGCGAACGACCCGACCGTAAAGGCCGGCTCATGGTGGCCCGAAACCATAAAAAAGATTCTTCGCGCTCAGGAGATCGCCATGCGATGCCGCGTGCCGATCATCTATCTCGTCGATTCCGCGGGCGTGAATCTGCCGTTCCAGGAAGGAGTGTTCCCCGGCCAGTACGGCGCTGCCCGCATTTTTTACTACAACTCCCTGATGCGGCGCTACCTCCGCATCCCACAGCTCGCTGCCGTCATGGGCCAGTGCGTCGCCGGCGGCGCGTATCTTCCGGCGCTGTCGGATGTGATTCTGATGGTCAAAGGAACCTCTTTCATGGGGCTCGGCGGGCCTAACCTCGTTAAGGGCGCGACAGGCGAGACGATCGATTCGGAAACTCTCGGCGGAGCAATCACGCACACGGAAATCAGTGGTGTCGCTCATTACGCGCTGGACAATGACGAGGAGTGCCTCGCGAAGCTGCGTGATCTCGTCGCCCGGCTCCCCGGAAAAGGCGCCTCAGCTGCCGAAGGGGATCCATATGCGGTGCGATTCACTCCCAGTGGTGCGGCCGGCAAACGCTCCGGCCGCAAATCGGCGAAGACGCCGGCCAAGCCCTCGGCTGCGGTCGACGCACTGTACGACCTGCTTCCATCCGATCATCGCATGTCGTACGACATGCGCGCCGTTCTCGCCTCGATCCTCGACGATGGGGCGCTCGACGAATTTCAGGCGGGACTCGCCCGCGAGATGATCTGCGGCGACGGGAGTATCGATGGAATACCGATCGGCGTGATCGCCAACGAGCGGGGGCTGGTCAAGGGAAGGGAGGGTGAAAAACCCCGCTTCGGCGGGATCGTCTACGCCGAGAGCGCGGAGAAGGTCGCGTACTTCATCGATCGATGCGACCGCCAGAAGATTCCACTCCTGTTCGTGCAGGATGTATCAGGATTCATGGTAGGCCCCGAAGCGGAGCAGCAGGGAATCATTCGCGCCGGTGCGCGCTTCGTGGAAGCGATGGCAACCGCGCGGGTACCGAAGCTCGTGCTTACGGTGAATCACGCCTCAGGCGCCGGCTACTATGCAATGGCGGGGCAGGGATTCGATCCGGACTTCATCTTCACCTGGCCTACCGGGCGCATGGCGGTCATGGAAGGTGAATCCGCCGTACAGGCCGTGCACGGACCCGCGCTCGAGAAGGCAAAGAAGAGTGGCGCCGACCCCGCGCCGGAAGTCGTCGCTGCAGTCGAGGCAATGCGCGACGACTACGAGCATCAGCTAGACGCACGGTATGCCGCCGCGCGCGGATTCGTGGACGCCATCCTCTATCCGGAGGACACACGCGAAACGCTCGCGATGGCGCTCAGGACGTCGCTGCACAATCCGGGGCCGCATCTCGGACCTTTCGTGCTGCCGCCTCACCTCGGCGAAGACCAATGA